A region of Lepeophtheirus salmonis chromosome 13, UVic_Lsal_1.4, whole genome shotgun sequence DNA encodes the following proteins:
- the LOC139907078 gene encoding zinc finger MYM-type protein 1-like produces MRKDKDTLSSSTATSLLNSIFSHEFVFSIELLKTLLRHTSSLTDELQGRKVDLTKARKHVNLVIRTLEDLKSEKIFESIWKLAELKSSEMKSVFDQEDSIDLEFKEAKIPRRIKWKGTTESYFRETHFDVAINKIVLELESRFATDDTNITMDLIAIVNDSEVETCVIERVAKHYRLELEHLQSDHAIFQQFKADIDTEDMVSSQIAAELISSGVFRPMPELYKVIVILASMPISSCEAEQSFSCLRRLKNHMRTTMDQERLSSLTLLNMERVMMDKVLHEDMDSLIDTFASRKERKNFFF; encoded by the exons atgagaaaagataaagatacattgtcgagttcaacagcaacttctctgctcaacagcatctttagtcacgaatttgttttcagcattgaactgttgaagacactcctcagacacacatctagcttgacagatgaacttcaaggcagaaaggttgacctaacaaaggcccggaaacacgtcaacctagtgattaggactcttgaagatcttaagagtgagaaaatctttgaatcaatctggaaacttgctgagttgaagtcgtctgagatgaaatcagtatttgaccaggaggactcaattgatttggaattcaaggaggcgaagattccaaggagaataaagtggaaaggaacaactgaatcctacttccgtgaaacacatttcgatgttgcaatcaataagattgtattagagcttgagagcagatttgccaccgacgatacaaacatcacaatggatctcattgcaatcgttaatgacagtgaagtggagacctgtgtcattgagcgtgttgccaagcactacagacttgaactcgagcatctccagtcagaccatgcaatcttccagcaattcaag gcagatattgacacagaagacatggtttcgtcacaaattgctgcggagttaataagctcgggagtgttccgccctatgccggagctatacaaggtgatagttatcctggcctcaatgcccatcagcagctgtgaggcggagcagtcattctcctgtctcagaaggctcaagaaccacatgaggaccaccatggaccaggagaggctctcctccctcaccctcttgaacatggagaGGGTGATgatggacaaggtgctccatgaagacatggacagtttgattgacacctttgcgtcaaggaaagagaggaaaaacttcttcttctaa